A region from the Coffea eugenioides isolate CCC68of chromosome 9, Ceug_1.0, whole genome shotgun sequence genome encodes:
- the LOC113782934 gene encoding inositol monophosphatase 3 — protein sequence MAPNVEEFLSVAVGAAKKAGELIRNGFYQTKHVEHKSQVDLVTETDKACEDLIFNHLKQHFPSHKFIGEETTAACGVTELTDEPTWIVDPLDGTTNFVHGFPFVCVSIGLTLGKVPTVGVVYNPIIDELFTGIEGKGAFLNGKPIKVSSQSELVKSLLATEAGTKRDKLTVDTCTNKINSLLFKVRSLRMSGSCALNLCGIACGRLDLFYELGYGGPWDVAGGALIVKEAGGVLFDPSGADFDITSQRIAASNPLLKDAFIEALQQSK from the exons ATGGCCCCAAATG TGGAGGAATTCCTGTCCGTTGCAGTGGGTGCCGCAAAGAAAGCTGGAGAG TTAATCCGTAATGGGTTCTATCAGACCAAGCATGTGGAGCATAAAAGCCAG GTGGATTTGGTCACCGAAACTGACAAAGCATGTGAAGATCTCATATTCAATCACCTTAAGCAACATTTTCCAAGCCACAAG TTCATTGGAGAAGAAACTACTGCTGCTTGTGGTGTCACAGAGCTAACTGATGAACCAACTTGGATTGTTGATCCCCTCGATGGAACAACAAACTTTGTGCATGG GTTCCCTTTTGTGTGCGTTTCTATTGGTCTTACACTTGGAAAGGTCCCAACAGTTGGTGTTGTCTACAATCCCATTATAGATGAG CTTTTCACTGGGATAGAGGGGAAAGGAGCTTTTCTGAATGGAAAACCAATAAAAG TGTCTTCTCAGTCTGAACTCGTCAAGTCTCTTCTTGCTACAGAG GCTGGGACAAAGCGTGATAAACTAACTGTGGACACCTGTACGAACAAAATTAACAGTTTACTGTTCAAG GTGAGGTCTCTTCGGATGAGTGGCTCCTGTGCTTTAAATCTCTGTGGTATTGCATGTGGAAGGCTTGATCTCTTTTATGAACTTGGATATGGAGGCCCTTGGGATGTGGCAGGTGGTGCTCTCATTGTTAAAGAGGCTGGAGGTGTTTTGTTTGATCC GTCTGGTGCTGATTTTGATATCACCTCGCAAAGAATAGCAGCTTCAAATCCTCTTCTCAAGGATGCCTTCATTGAGGCATTGCAGCAATCCAAATGA
- the LOC113782830 gene encoding putative MO25-like protein At5g47540, translated as MKGLFKSKPKTPADLVRQTRDLLIYVDRGPDATRETKREEKMTELSKLVRELKSILYGNSEAEPVTEACAQLTQEFFRENTLRLLIICLPKLNLETRKDVTQVVANLQRQQVQSRLIACDYLEANIDLMDILIGGYENPDMALHYGAMLRECIRHQTVARYVLESEHMKKFFDYIQLPNFDIAADAAATFKELLTRHKSTVAEFLSKNYDWFFAEYNSKLLESPNYITRRQAVKLLGDMLLDRSNSAVMTRYVSSRDNLRILMNLLRESSKSIQIEAFHVFKLFAANQHKPPDIVGILVANRSKLLRLFADFKLDKEDEQFEADKAQVVREIAALEPKEGP; from the exons ATGAAGGGCTTGTTTAAGTCCAAACCCAAGACCCCGGCTGACCTCGTTCGTCAGACTCGGGATCTTCTCATCTATGTCGATCGCGGCCCCGATGCCACGCGCGAGACCAAGCGCGAAGAAAAG ATGACGGAATTAAGCAAGCTTGTCAGAGAATTGAAGTCAATTCTTTATGGAAATAGTGAAGCTGAGCCTGTAACAGAAGCTTGTGCGCAACTGACCCAGGAGTTCTTCAGAGAGAACACACTACGCCTCTTAATCATCTGTCTGCCAAAGTTAAATTTGGAG ACCCGTAAGGATGTTACTCAAGTTGTTGCAAATCTGCAGAGGCAGCAGGTCCAGTCACGATTGATTGCCTGTGATTACTTGGAAGCAAACATAGATTTGATGGATATTTTGATAGGCGG TTATGAGAATCCAGATATGGCTTTACACTATGGTGCTATGCTTAGAGAATGTATACGCCATCAGACTGTTGCAAG GTATGTCTTGGAATCGGAGCATATGaagaaattttttgattatATTCAACTTCCAAATTTCGATATTGCTGCTGATGCTGCTGCAACTTTCAAG GAACTCTTGACAAGGCACAAATCAACTGTAGCTGAATTCCTTTCAAAGAATTACGACTGG TTTTTTGCTGAATATAACTCAAAGCTGCTTGAATCTCCAAACTACATTACCAGAAGGCAAGCTGTCAAG TTGCTGGGGGATATGCTGCTTGACCGCTCAAATTCAGCTGTCATGACTCGATATGTTAGCTCAAGAGACAACTTGAGGATTCTAATGAATCTTCTTAGA GAATCCAGCAAGAGCATTCAGATTGAAGCATTTCATGTTTTTAAG TTATTCGCTGCCAATCAACATAAGCCCCCAGATATCGTTGGCATCCTTGTGGCAAATAGAAGCAAACTTCTGCGCCTCTTTGCTGATTTCAAGTTGGATAAAG AGGATGAACAGTTTGAGGCTGACAAAGCCCAAGTTGTCAGAGAAATTGCTGCGCTAGAGCCGAAAGAGGGCCCATGA
- the LOC113782933 gene encoding cytochrome b561 and DOMON domain-containing protein At4g17280 gives MGATRRCMVILGVLFALFMSSTSAQSCSKYNFASNKVFSACSDLPYLNSYLHWTYSPSSQSLEIAFRRLGTSSSRWVSWAINPTSQGMVGSQALVAFQKSDGTMRAYTSPIKSYQTGLQEGDLSFPVSDLSATYSNNEMIVYATLKLQNSSSTLNQVWQDGPLSNDSPGMHPTTGPNVQSMGTLNLLSGESKTTAGASSSKLKAKNIHGVLNAVSWGILMPLGAIIARYVKEFPLADPAWFYLHVTCQLSAFILGVAGFGTGLRLGSQSSGVTYAVHRGLGIALFTLALVQVSALLIRPKKDHKWRSYWNCYHYLVGYGILGISIANIFKGLDILSPEKKWKRAYIGILVTLASLALVLEVIVWFLKRSKRSAGADKSSHGTNGTNGLNGYGGRKPETV, from the exons ATGGGTGCAACAAGAAGATGCATGGTGATTCTTGGCGTCCTGTTTGCTCTGTTTATGTCGTCCACTTCTGCACAGTCATGTTCGAAGTACAACTTTGCTAGCAATAAAGTTTTCAGTGCCTGCAGCGATCTTCCATATTTGAACTCCTATCTTCATTGGACGTACAGCCCATCTTCCCAGAGTCTTGAGATCGCGTTTAGGCGCTTGGGAACATCATCATCAAGATGGGTTTCTTGGGCTATTAATCCAACTTCTCAAGGGATGGTGGGATCACAAGCACTCGTGGCTTTCCAGAAATCTGATGGAACCATGAGAGCCTACACTTCGCCTATAAAAAGTTACCAGACGGGATTACAAGAAGGAGATTTGAGCTTCCCAGTTTCGGATTTATCTGCTACTTATTCGAATAATGAGATGATCGTTTATGCTACCTTGAAGCTGCAGAATTCGAGCTCTACTCTGAACCAGGTGTGGCAAGATGGTCCACTCTCAAACGACAGTCCTGGAATGCATCCCACCACTGGTCCTAATGTCCAATCCATGGGCACTCTCAACCTACTTTCTGGAGAATCTAAGACCACAGCAGGAGCCTCAAGTTCAAAACTCAAGGCTAAGAAT ATTCATGGGGTGCTGAACGCAGTGAGTTGGGGAATTCTGATGCCTCTGGGGGCTATAATCGCAAGATACGTTAAGGAATTTCCTTTGGCGGACCCTGCTTGGTTTTACCTTCATGTTACCTGCCAATTATCGGCCTTCATCCTTGGCGTGGCTGGATTTGGTACTGGGCTCCGCCTGGGGAGCCAGTCTTCAGGAGTCACGTACGCAGTCCATAGGGGCCTTGGCATTGCTCTCTTTACCCTGGCATTGGTTCAGGTGAGTGCTTTGCTTATAAGGCCGAAGAAGGATCACAAGTGGAGAAGCTACTGGAATTGCTACCATTACTTGGTCGGATACGGAATTCTCGGCATCAGCATCGCCAACATTTTCAAAGGATTGGATATCCTGAGCCCGGAGAAGAAATGGAAAAGAGCATACATTGGCATCTTGGTGACCCTGGCATCTCTTGCCCTTGTCTTGGAAGTAATTGTTTGGTTCCTGAAGAGGAGCAAGAGATCTGCAGGTGCTGACAAATCGTCCCACGGCACCAATGGGACAAATGGACTAAATGGCTATGGAGGAAGGAAACCTGAGACGGTCTAG